In Flavobacterium enshiense, the genomic stretch TTATTGGGATGCCATGAAAGTTGTACCGTTGATTGTTTTGGCCAACTTCTTTCTGGGTATTTACACTAACCTGTCTGTTTGGTATAAACTGATCGACAAAACGAAAGTTGGAGCTTATATCTCAACTGTTGGTGCTTTGGTGACTTTGGCTTTAAACTTCCTGATGATTCCTGCATTCGGTTATATGGGCTCGGCAGTAGCGACTTTGGCTGCTTATGGAACCATGATGACTATTTCATATTATTTAGGGAATAAACATTATCCGATTCCTTACGATAAGAAGCGGATTTTTGGATATTTGGGAGTTTCCACGCTTTTATCCGGACTTTCGTTTTACGTTGACGTATTCCGCGAAAGCTATATTTTCGGTATCGTAGCCATTTTAATTTTCACCTATTTTATTTATCACAACGAAAAAGAAACTTTACTTCGTGTAATGAGAAGAAAAGTGGCTTAATTTTTATATTTTTAAACTTTTATTACAATAATATTACCAGAAATGACAATCAAGATCATCAATAAATCAGAACATCCGTTACCAAATTATGAAACCAATGCATCGGCAGGGATGGACTTACGTGCCAATATCTCCGAACCGATAACCTTAAAACCGTTGGAAAGAGCTTTGGTGAAAACCGGACTTTTTATCGAATTGCCAATCGGTTATGAGGCTCAGGTGCGTCCGAGAAGCGGATTGGCTTTCAAAAAAGGAATCACAGTATTGAATTCCCCCGGAACAGTTGATGCGGATTATCGTGGTGAAATCGGAGTGATATTGGTAAACTTGTCCAACGAACCTTTTGTGGTTGAAAACGGAGAGCGTATTGCTCAGTTAATCATCGCCAAACACGAACGTGCCGAATGGCTAGAGACTGTTGAACTTACCGAAACGTCTCGAGGTGAAGGAGGATTTGGTAGTACAGGAGTGAAGTAAATTAATTTAAATAATTTAAAGGTTGAATGATTTTGGATTTGTGTGAATTTGTAATCATTTGAACTTTCAATCGAATAATATAAAATGAAAATAATAGTACCGATGGCCGGACGTGGTTCACGCCTTCGCCCACACACATTGACAATTCCAAAACCATTGATCCCGATTGCCGGAAAACCAATCGTACACCGTTTGGTTGAGGATATCGCCGGTGTGATTAATCAGGAAATTGAAGAAATCGCATTTATCATTCATGAGAGTTTTGGTAAGCAGGTGGAAGAAGATCTGATTGCCATTGCCGAGAAATTAGGTTCCAAAGGAAGAATCTATTATCAGAATGAGGCTTTAGGAACGGCACATGCCATTATGTGTGCCAAAGACAGCATGTCAGGTCCGATTGTTGTTGCTTACGCAGATACGTTATTCCGTGCCGACTTCGCACTTGATACTTCGGCAGACAGCGTAATCTGGGTAAAACAAGTAGAAGACCCAAGAGCTTTCGGTGTCGTGCAGCTGAACGGAAATAATCAGATTGTGGATTTCGTGGAGAAACCAAAAGAGTTTGTTTCAGATTTGGCGATCATCGGAATTTATTATTTCAAAAGCGGCGAAACTTTACGTTCCGAATTACAATATTTATTGGATAATAATGTTGTTAAAGGAGGTGAGTATCAATTAACTGACGGATTGGAGAACATGAAACAAAAAGGCATGAAATTTGTGCCTGGTAAAGTAGATGAATGGATGGATTGCGGTAACAAAGAGGTTACGGTAGATACCAATTCACGTATGCTGCGTTTTCTTCATAATGACGGTATTAATATGGTTTCAGCTACGGCTAAAATTGAAAATTCCACCATTATCCCACCGTGTTTCATCGGAGATGATGTGGTGTTGATCAACTCTACTGTAGGACCAAATGTGTCTTTGGGAAGAGCAACGCATCTTACCAATACAACCATCAAAAACAGTTTGGTGCAAACGCATGCACATATTAAAAACGCCGATTTGGATAATGCAATGATTGGAAATCATGCTGCCTTCGACGGAAATTTTAAAGCTGTCAGCATCGGAGATTATTCCGTTTTAGAATAAGATATGAAAGTGAAGGTTTGGATAAAAGGGGTAACTGTTTTGGGAATCATGCTGTTCTCAGGGTTGTCTTTTGCCCAAACTGAACCGGATTCCATTGCCATTGCCAAAAATGAATTCGAAGAGCATTTCTTTGAAGCGTTAAAGCAAAAAGGCATCGAAAATTATGATAAAGCTATCGTTGAGATTGAAAAATGCCTGGTGAAAGAACCCAACAATCCGGTTTTACATCACGAGTTGGGAAAAAATTACCTGGCGCTGAAAAAATATCCTGAAGCGCAAAGGGCTTTCCAGAAAGCGGTCGACCTGAATCCAAAAGAACGCTGGTACTGGAACGGTCTGTATGACGTTTACTATGAAACAAAAGATTATCCGAATTCGATTATCGTGGTTCAGAAACTGATTGAATTTGATAAAGAATTTCAGGATGATTTGGTTTCGTTGTACATGTACACCCGTCAGTTCGAAAAGGCCTTGGCATTGATTGAGGAAATGGAACGCACGTCGAATATTTCTCAGATGATGGAAACCTATAAACTTCAGATCCTGAGCGAGAACCAGTACAAAAAGCCACAAAAGGAACAACTGGAAGAGGCTATTGCGAAATATCCGAAGGTGGAAGAAAACTACATTCAGCTGATTTATCTGTATTCCGAAAGCAATCAGGAGGAAAAAGCAATGGAAGTGGCTAAGAAATTAGAACAGAATATTCCAAATTCCGATTGGGCTCAGGTAAGTCTGTTTAAGTTCCATCTGAATGCCGGCAACGGTGAAAAAGCAGCTCAGGCGATGCATGCCATCATGAAGAGTTCTAAAATAGAACAAAAGATAAAACACCGGGTTTTAAACGAATTCCTGATTTTTGTCAACAATACCAATGCATTCGACAAAGAACTGGAATTAGCTGTAGATTATTTTAGCGATGATACTACCGTAAATGTACCGAAGGAAATCGGTATCTTCTTTTTAAACAAAAAGAAAACAGATAAGGCTATTCATTATTTTGAGAAAAGTTTGTTGAAACAAAAAGACGATATACTCGTCATAGAATTATTGTTGCAGGCTTATACTGACACCAATCAGTTTGACAAAGTATACAAATGTGCCGAAGATTATATGGAAATATATCCCACTCAGGCTCGACTCTATTATTACGCTGGTTTGGCTCAAAATCAAATGAAGAATTATAAGAAAGCGGCTTCGATTTTAAATTCGGGAATAGATTTTGTAGTAGATGATATCGATCTGGAAATTAATTTCAACATTCAGTTGGGAGAAGCTTATAATGGCTTAGGGGATCAAAATAAAAAATATTCCTATTTCAATAGGGCGGAGCAATTGTTAAAACAAAAAAAATAATGCAGAAGTGGTTTGCGGTCTTCGGACTTCTTTTTCTTTTTTCCTGTAAATCAAAACAGATGGTGGCTGAAAGTGGTGTTTCCAAAAATGTAGCGGTTTCCAAAATCATTTCCGGCCATTATGCCAACAGTAAGGATTTTGAAACGCTAAATATTAAGGCAAATGCCCGTTATGAAGACGATAAGCAAACCCAGAACGTAACTGCGGAAATCCGTATCAAAAAAGATGAAAAAATTCTGGTAATCGTTCGTTTCTTTGGGATTACAATGGCAAAAGCGATGATTACTCCGGAAAAAGTAAGCTATTACGAAAAAATCAACGGAAAATATTTTGAGGGGAATTATTCGCTTTTAAGCAAATGGCTGGGAACGGACCTCGATTTTCAGAAAGTCCAAAATTTGTTCCTCGGATTGGCATTGGACGACCTTACTAAAGGACATTATGTAGAAACTCTTGATAACAATCTGCACAGATTAAGAAGTGAAACCAATGGGAACACTGAGAAGGAATTTTTATTTGAAGGAGCCAATTATCTCCTGAAAAAGGAAATTCTTACCCAAAAAAGAGAAGGGAGATCACTGGAAATCAATTACCTTACTCACAAGGAATCTCCAAAAGGAATTATGCCGTTTGATATTGCTATCCAGGCGTTGCAAAAAGATAAAGTTAACATAGCAATAGGGTATAATTCAGTTTCCTTCGATGAAGAATTATCTTTTTCCTATGATGTGCCGGATGGCTATGAACAAATTTTTATTGACTAAATTTGCCAAAATTATTTACAATGCATAAACTACTGCTCTCTATATTTTTCTTCTGTTTGGCCACTGTTGCGTGGGCGCAATCTAATGACGATAAACAGCGTCAATTGGAGGAACGAAGAGCTCAGCTTCAGAAAGAAATTCAGGAAACACAAGTTCGTCTTCAGGAAGAAAGAAAAAAGGAAAAAAATATTTTGGGTCAGATCGCGCAGCAGAATAAAAAAATTCAGTTGAGTCAAAAACTGATTACTACCACTTCAAAACAGAAACGTGTGCTTTCAGATGACATTTATCTGAAACAGTTGGAAATCAATAAGCTGAACAGGGAATTGAAAGACCTGAAAGCGGATTATGCTAATATGATTGTGAAGTCATACAAAAGCCGTTCAGAGCAAAGCCGCTATATGTTTATCCTTTCGTCACAGAACTTCCTTCAGGCCTACAAACGCATGCAATACATGAAACAATATGCAAGTTTCAGGAAAATGCAGGGTGAGGAAATTAAAATGAAAACCAATCAGTTGAGCCAGGTTACAGCGGTATTGGAAGTTAAGAAAAAGGAAAAGGAGAAAGTAATTAAAGAAAGTGAGCAGGAAAAACGCGAGTACGAAAAGGATAAAGCCGAACAACAGCGATTGGCCAAAATAGTTCAGAAAGACAAGAAAAAACTAACTGCTGAAATCAAGAAAAAGCAAGCGGAATCCAAAGCCATCGACAAGCAAATCAAACGAATGATTCGTGAGGCGATTGCTGCGGCCAACAAAAAAGCCGCTGCCTCCGGGAAAACGATTGTGAAATCCGCTTCTGGGGCGGCTGATCCGGCAAAATTTGTCTTGACGACAGAAGGAAAAGAATTGGCAGATAACTTTAAAGCGAATAGGGGAAGATTGCCATGGCCTGTTGAAAAAGGATATGTTTATTCTTCTTTCGGAACGCATCAGCACCCAGAGTATCCGGATCTTACCATTACCAACAGTGGTGTGGAAATAGCAACAGAATCGGGTTCGAATGCAAGGGCGGTTTTTAGTGGAGAAGTGTTGCAGATTCAAGTGCTCAATGCAAACAACAAGGCGGTCTATATTCAACACGGGGATTACATTACCGTGTACCAAAACCTTAAGACTGTGTCGGTTTCCAAGGGTGACAAGGTGAGTGCCAAGCAAACCATTGGTAAAATCCATACCAGTTCCAGTGGTAAGGCGGTTGTCAAATTCATGATTTTCCAAAATACGACGACGCTCAATCCGCAGAGTTGGATTAGTAATATGTAATAAAAAAGCCGTTTGAATCTCAAACGGCTTTTTTATTTATATCTAATGAAATGTGTTATTCGATTGCAAAAAGGGCTTTCAGTTCGGTAGCGTCTGCAGGTTTCATTTTGCCGGCCAAAATCAAGCTTAATTGTTTTCTTCTTAATGCCGCTTCAAAGCGTTTTTTGTCTTCTTCTGTTTCTGGTACAACTTGCGGAACCTCGACTGGTCTTCCGGTATCATCCACCGCAACAAAGGTGTAAATGGCTTGCCCTACATTGTTTTTAATTCCTGTTTCTCGGTCTTCAGTCCATACATCGCTCACAATTTCCATGGAACTGGTAAAGGTTCTTGAAACCCTTGCTTCAATGGTTACCACGGCGCCTAAAGGAATGGCTCTGTTAAAAGCTACATGGTTTACCGAGGCGGTTACGCAAATTCTGCGCGAATGTCTTCGTGCGGTTATGCTGGCCGCACGGTCAATACGCGCTAGCAATTCACCTCCAAAAAGATTGTTAAGTGGATTGGTTTCCCCAGGCAAAACCAAGTCGGTTAAGACGGTTACGGAGTCGGTTGGTTTTTTGTCTTGCATAGCATGTATGTTTTTGCAAATTTAGCAATAAAAGCATAAAAAAATCCTCAAAAATTGAGGATTTAATAATTTTATAATTCTTTAATCAGCACCCAAGCTTCTTTGTTGTGTGATTTTTGAATTTCTTTCATTTTGGTTTGTGCTTCTGTATAGCTGGAATAGCTTCCATATAAAACAGGGAACAATCCAAATTGATTTTTCTCTAAACGAATTGGTTCAAAACCTAATGTTTTTATTTCATTAAAGATCTTGGTTGCATTTTGCTCATTACGGAACGAACCGGCTACAATATGATATGGTTTTTTAGTATTTTCGGAAACGTTCAGCGTAACAGCCGGCAGCGGATTTTCAATAAAGAATGTTGCCTGTTGGATTTTGTTTTCCACTTTTTGCTGAACGGCTTTTTCAACCATCAGGCTATCGTTGGCAAACTCTTGCTCGTACTGGTATTTATAAGCGGCTCCTCCAGCGCCAAGAGTCATGACAATGGCTGCGGCATATTTCAGGAACGAATAATTTTTCTTTCTTTCCGGAGTGAAAACAATCGGAGCTTTCTCTTCTAAAGCTTCTACCTGCGCTTTTAAAACTTCACGTTGGATCGATGGAGTAACCACAGGGCTCAATCCAAAAGCATCTGCCAGATAATTTACAGAAGAGATAGGTTCAAAAACCCAATTCCATTCGGCGTTTACCGAAATTTCACCAATGTTTTTCAGTATCAGGTTTTCTCTTCGCTGCAATTGGTCTTTCCAAACGGCTACCTCACTCTGTACTGCACTTACGGCTTCTTCATAGGAAATTTTTTCCTGTAATGAAACATGGTTTGCTAGCAGTCCGTCATTGTTTTTCAAATGCGGATTAAACGAAATAACCTTCTTCGGAGGAAAGAAAGTGTTCGCGTTTTCGTCAAGTTTTGCCGATTGGATTTCTGTTAGAAATGCACCGAAACCGGGCACAGTAACACACTGGTAACGGTAGAGTAGGGCCGAGATGTAGTTTTCAATCTTCATATCTACAAATTTAATTATTCAATAAGCACAACCAAAAATTATCAACAAATTTTATTAACAATCGCGTTTTTTGTTCTAAAGTTTTGGAAGCGAATGGCTTGGGTGTTTTTGGAGACCATTTTCCCGCTTTCCTTCCTCGCGAAGAAAAATCGGGATCCATTCTCCCGATAGCTATCGAGACGGGGCTAAGGGAGTTGCTATTTTTTCTTTTGTAATCTTTTTATTTCAATATTTAAAAAAAATGTTTTCCTTTGACGCTCATTTATACGCCATGACAACATCTGATTTATATTACACACTCGCTTTGTTAAAAGTAGAAGGAGTTGGGGACATTGTCGCCAAAAAACTTATTAACCATTGTGGCTCAGCCGAAAGGGTTTTTAAAACCAAAAAATCCCATCTTCTAGCCATCGATGGCGTTGGAGAAGTGCTTTTCAAAAATCTTCAGAATACTTCCGTGTTCGATATGGCTCAATCCGAACTCCGATTCATCGAAAGGGAAAACATTGATTTTACGTTTTATCAGGAAACTCACTATCCTGAAAAACTCAAACATTGCATTGACAGTCCCGCGGTTTTGTTTCAATCTGGAAACATTGATCTGCAGAACCGGAAACTTATTTCCATTGTAGGCACCCGCCAAATTACCAGTTACGGAACCGATTTCACAAGAAAATTAATCGAAGATTTAGCGCCTTTAAATCCGGTCATTGTAAGTGGTTTTGCTTACGGTGTGGATATCGTCGCACATCAGACGGCTATCGATTTCGGTTTACAGACCATCGGCGTATTGGCGCACGGACTGAATCAGATCTATCCTAAAATGCATAAAAAATATATCTGTAGAATGGAGCAAAATGGCGGATTTATTACTGAATTTTGGAGTTCTTCCAGTCCGGAAAGGGAAAATTTCATCAGGCGTAACCGCATAGTTGCCGGAATGACGGAAGCAACAATTGTGATAGAAAGTGCCGAAAAAGGAGGTTCCCTGATTACAGCAAACATTGCCAACGACTACAACCGGGATGTCTTTGCCGTCCCGGGACGAAGCAGCGATAAGTACAGTCAGGGATGCAACAATCTTATCAAAACGCAACGCGCACATCTGCTGACCTCCGCTGCTGATATCATTTATATGCTGAATTGGGAGCTAGAAGAAAAAAGCCGAAAACCTGTTCAGAAGCAACTGTTTGTTTCTTTGGAACCGGAGGAGCAAAAAGTGTACGACTATCTTCAAAAAAACGGAAAGGAATTATTGGACATCATCGCTTTGGAATGTGAGCAGCCGATTTTTAGGATTTCCTCACTGTTATTGAACATGGAACTCAAGGGGGTCATTCGCCCGCTTCCGGGCAAGCTTTTTGAAGCGGTATAAAAAAAGCGACATGATTGTCGCTTTTCTATTTATTCAAATCCTAATTTTTCTCTGACTCTGGCCAAAACAGCATCCGCTATTTTATGCGCTTTTTCGGCACCCATTTTTAACAGGCGATCTACTTCTTCCAAGTTGTTTATGTAATGATTGTATTTGGTTCTTTCAGTTTCAAATTTGGATACAATCAGTTCGAACAGTTCCTGTTTTGCATGTCCGTAGCCGTAATTTCCGCCCAAATAATTGGCTCTCATTTTTTCGATTTGTTCAGGAGTAGCCAATAAACTGTAGATGGCAAAAGCATTACAAGTGTCCGGGTTTTTCGGATCTTCCAGCGACGTGCTGTCCGTTTGGATATTCATTACTTGTTTACGGAGCGCTTTATCGTCAAGGAAGATATTGATGAAATTATTTCGGGACTTACTCATTTTTTCTCCATCAGTTCCCGGAATGATCATCGTGCCCTCGTCGGTCTTCGCTTCTGGTAATACAAATGTTTCTCCCATCTGGAAATTGAAACGGGATGCTACATCGCGTGTGATTTCAACGTGTTGCAATTGATCTTTCCCTACCGGGACAAATTCGGCATCATACAATAGAATGTCGGCTGCCATCAGCATTGGATAAGTGAATAAACCGGCATTCACATCCTCTAGGCGGTCGGCTTTGTCTTTAAAAGAATGGGCCAATGTCAGTCGCTGAAACGGAAAAAAACAACTCAAATACCATGATAATTCGGCAGTTTGCGGCACATCACTCTGACGGTAAAAAACCACTTTGTCAACATCTAAGCCACAAGCAAGCCATGCAGCTGCAGTACTGTAGGTGTTTTCACGTAACGTTTTTCCGTCTTTAATCTGGGTTACCGAATGGAAATCGGCAATAAAAAGAAACGGTTCGTTTTCGGGTTGATTTGCCATTTCGATAGCAGGCAAAATCGCGCCCAAAAGATTTCCCAAGTGTGGTGTTCCTGTACTTTGAACTCCGGTTAATATTTTTGCCATTTGTAAAAAAATTTACGCAAAGGTAAGCGTTTTGCCAAAATGTTTGTCCTGAATTGTTACTTTTGATACTATGAAAATTTTCAAGATTGTTTTCTGGACACTTTGGCGTACTTGGTTTTACGTATTGGTTGTGGTACCAATCCTAGTGTTGTTTCCTTTACTGT encodes the following:
- the dut gene encoding dUTP diphosphatase — encoded protein: MTIKIINKSEHPLPNYETNASAGMDLRANISEPITLKPLERALVKTGLFIELPIGYEAQVRPRSGLAFKKGITVLNSPGTVDADYRGEIGVILVNLSNEPFVVENGERIAQLIIAKHERAEWLETVELTETSRGEGGFGSTGVK
- a CDS encoding sugar phosphate nucleotidyltransferase produces the protein MKIIVPMAGRGSRLRPHTLTIPKPLIPIAGKPIVHRLVEDIAGVINQEIEEIAFIIHESFGKQVEEDLIAIAEKLGSKGRIYYQNEALGTAHAIMCAKDSMSGPIVVAYADTLFRADFALDTSADSVIWVKQVEDPRAFGVVQLNGNNQIVDFVEKPKEFVSDLAIIGIYYFKSGETLRSELQYLLDNNVVKGGEYQLTDGLENMKQKGMKFVPGKVDEWMDCGNKEVTVDTNSRMLRFLHNDGINMVSATAKIENSTIIPPCFIGDDVVLINSTVGPNVSLGRATHLTNTTIKNSLVQTHAHIKNADLDNAMIGNHAAFDGNFKAVSIGDYSVLE
- a CDS encoding SPOR domain-containing protein, translating into MKIENYISALLYRYQCVTVPGFGAFLTEIQSAKLDENANTFFPPKKVISFNPHLKNNDGLLANHVSLQEKISYEEAVSAVQSEVAVWKDQLQRRENLILKNIGEISVNAEWNWVFEPISSVNYLADAFGLSPVVTPSIQREVLKAQVEALEEKAPIVFTPERKKNYSFLKYAAAIVMTLGAGGAAYKYQYEQEFANDSLMVEKAVQQKVENKIQQATFFIENPLPAVTLNVSENTKKPYHIVAGSFRNEQNATKIFNEIKTLGFEPIRLEKNQFGLFPVLYGSYSSYTEAQTKMKEIQKSHNKEAWVLIKEL
- a CDS encoding murein hydrolase activator EnvC family protein, with the protein product MHKLLLSIFFFCLATVAWAQSNDDKQRQLEERRAQLQKEIQETQVRLQEERKKEKNILGQIAQQNKKIQLSQKLITTTSKQKRVLSDDIYLKQLEINKLNRELKDLKADYANMIVKSYKSRSEQSRYMFILSSQNFLQAYKRMQYMKQYASFRKMQGEEIKMKTNQLSQVTAVLEVKKKEKEKVIKESEQEKREYEKDKAEQQRLAKIVQKDKKKLTAEIKKKQAESKAIDKQIKRMIREAIAAANKKAAASGKTIVKSASGAADPAKFVLTTEGKELADNFKANRGRLPWPVEKGYVYSSFGTHQHPEYPDLTITNSGVEIATESGSNARAVFSGEVLQIQVLNANNKAVYIQHGDYITVYQNLKTVSVSKGDKVSAKQTIGKIHTSSSGKAVVKFMIFQNTTTLNPQSWISNM
- the dprA gene encoding DNA-processing protein DprA; this encodes MTTSDLYYTLALLKVEGVGDIVAKKLINHCGSAERVFKTKKSHLLAIDGVGEVLFKNLQNTSVFDMAQSELRFIERENIDFTFYQETHYPEKLKHCIDSPAVLFQSGNIDLQNRKLISIVGTRQITSYGTDFTRKLIEDLAPLNPVIVSGFAYGVDIVAHQTAIDFGLQTIGVLAHGLNQIYPKMHKKYICRMEQNGGFITEFWSSSSPERENFIRRNRIVAGMTEATIVIESAEKGGSLITANIANDYNRDVFAVPGRSSDKYSQGCNNLIKTQRAHLLTSAADIIYMLNWELEEKSRKPVQKQLFVSLEPEEQKVYDYLQKNGKELLDIIALECEQPIFRISSLLLNMELKGVIRPLPGKLFEAV
- a CDS encoding tetratricopeptide repeat protein — encoded protein: MKVKVWIKGVTVLGIMLFSGLSFAQTEPDSIAIAKNEFEEHFFEALKQKGIENYDKAIVEIEKCLVKEPNNPVLHHELGKNYLALKKYPEAQRAFQKAVDLNPKERWYWNGLYDVYYETKDYPNSIIVVQKLIEFDKEFQDDLVSLYMYTRQFEKALALIEEMERTSNISQMMETYKLQILSENQYKKPQKEQLEEAIAKYPKVEENYIQLIYLYSESNQEEKAMEVAKKLEQNIPNSDWAQVSLFKFHLNAGNGEKAAQAMHAIMKSSKIEQKIKHRVLNEFLIFVNNTNAFDKELELAVDYFSDDTTVNVPKEIGIFFLNKKKTDKAIHYFEKSLLKQKDDILVIELLLQAYTDTNQFDKVYKCAEDYMEIYPTQARLYYYAGLAQNQMKNYKKAASILNSGIDFVVDDIDLEINFNIQLGEAYNGLGDQNKKYSYFNRAEQLLKQKK
- a CDS encoding acyl-CoA thioesterase, translating into MQDKKPTDSVTVLTDLVLPGETNPLNNLFGGELLARIDRAASITARRHSRRICVTASVNHVAFNRAIPLGAVVTIEARVSRTFTSSMEIVSDVWTEDRETGIKNNVGQAIYTFVAVDDTGRPVEVPQVVPETEEDKKRFEAALRRKQLSLILAGKMKPADATELKALFAIE
- a CDS encoding DUF4292 domain-containing protein, whose amino-acid sequence is MQKWFAVFGLLFLFSCKSKQMVAESGVSKNVAVSKIISGHYANSKDFETLNIKANARYEDDKQTQNVTAEIRIKKDEKILVIVRFFGITMAKAMITPEKVSYYEKINGKYFEGNYSLLSKWLGTDLDFQKVQNLFLGLALDDLTKGHYVETLDNNLHRLRSETNGNTEKEFLFEGANYLLKKEILTQKREGRSLEINYLTHKESPKGIMPFDIAIQALQKDKVNIAIGYNSVSFDEELSFSYDVPDGYEQIFID
- the trpS gene encoding tryptophan--tRNA ligase, which gives rise to MAKILTGVQSTGTPHLGNLLGAILPAIEMANQPENEPFLFIADFHSVTQIKDGKTLRENTYSTAAAWLACGLDVDKVVFYRQSDVPQTAELSWYLSCFFPFQRLTLAHSFKDKADRLEDVNAGLFTYPMLMAADILLYDAEFVPVGKDQLQHVEITRDVASRFNFQMGETFVLPEAKTDEGTMIIPGTDGEKMSKSRNNFINIFLDDKALRKQVMNIQTDSTSLEDPKNPDTCNAFAIYSLLATPEQIEKMRANYLGGNYGYGHAKQELFELIVSKFETERTKYNHYINNLEEVDRLLKMGAEKAHKIADAVLARVREKLGFE